Proteins encoded by one window of Pseudomonas coleopterorum:
- a CDS encoding response regulator — protein sequence MSDHESLLSDAEREALSELGQVQDMPPQLALVVDDDGDTRDVLTQILELHGIACVQADSAMGAMRQLRASRRIGLLITDLRMGPESGLDLIREVRESERAALPIIIISGDASVKDAIAAMHFSVVDFLLKPIDTNTLVKLAREELGLDGAS from the coding sequence ATGTCCGATCACGAATCATTGTTGAGTGATGCCGAGCGTGAAGCGCTCAGCGAGTTGGGCCAGGTTCAGGATATGCCGCCCCAACTGGCGCTGGTGGTTGATGACGACGGCGACACGCGAGACGTCCTCACGCAGATTCTGGAGCTGCATGGCATTGCGTGTGTGCAGGCCGACAGTGCCATGGGGGCGATGCGCCAATTGCGCGCCAGCCGTCGCATCGGATTGCTGATCACCGACCTGCGCATGGGCCCGGAGTCAGGCCTGGATCTCATTCGTGAAGTGCGCGAGTCGGAGCGCGCGGCGTTGCCGATCATCATCATTTCCGGCGATGCCAGTGTGAAGGATGCGATTGCGGCGATGCACTTCAGCGTGGTGGACTTCCTGCTCAAACCGATCGACACGAACACGTTGGTGAAACTGGCGCGTGAAGAGTTGGGACTGGATGGGGCTTCTTGA
- a CDS encoding serine/threonine protein kinase, with protein sequence MAHPFETLTPDLVLDAVESIGFLSDARVLALNSYENRVYQVGIEDGQPLIAKFYRPDRWTNAAILEEHAFTAELADCEVPVVAPMVHEGQTLFEHAGFRFTLFPRRGGRAPEPGNLDQLYRLGQLLGRLHAVGATRPFEHREALGVQNFGHDSLQTLLEGNHVPRSLLPAYESVARDLLKRVEEVYKATPHQNIRMHGDCHPGNMMCRDDVFHIVDLDDCRMGPAVQDLWMMLAGDRQECLGQLSELMDGYSEFHDFNPRELALIEPLRALRLMHYSAWLARRWEDPAFPRSFPWFGSERYWGDQVLALREQLAALNEEPLKLF encoded by the coding sequence ATGGCCCACCCTTTTGAAACACTGACCCCAGACCTGGTGCTCGACGCCGTCGAAAGCATCGGCTTTCTCAGCGATGCACGGGTGCTGGCGCTCAACAGCTACGAGAACCGCGTCTACCAGGTGGGCATCGAAGATGGCCAACCGCTGATTGCCAAGTTCTACCGTCCTGATCGCTGGACCAATGCGGCCATCCTTGAAGAACACGCCTTCACCGCCGAGCTGGCCGACTGTGAAGTGCCCGTGGTTGCGCCGATGGTGCACGAGGGCCAGACGCTGTTCGAGCACGCCGGCTTTCGCTTTACCCTGTTTCCTCGTCGCGGCGGTCGCGCGCCGGAGCCGGGCAACCTCGACCAGCTCTATCGTCTGGGCCAGTTGCTCGGTCGTCTGCACGCCGTGGGTGCCACGCGCCCGTTCGAACACCGCGAAGCGTTGGGCGTGCAGAACTTCGGCCACGATTCGTTGCAGACCCTGCTCGAAGGCAACCATGTTCCCCGCAGCCTGCTGCCCGCCTACGAGTCGGTGGCCCGCGACCTGCTCAAGCGCGTGGAAGAGGTCTACAAGGCCACGCCACACCAGAACATCCGCATGCACGGTGACTGCCACCCCGGCAACATGATGTGCCGCGACGACGTGTTCCACATCGTCGACCTCGACGATTGCCGTATGGGCCCGGCGGTCCAGGACCTGTGGATGATGCTCGCCGGCGATCGCCAGGAATGCCTGGGGCAACTGTCCGAACTCATGGACGGCTACAGCGAGTTCCACGACTTCAACCCCCGTGAACTGGCACTGATCGAACCGCTGCGGGCGTTGCGCCTGATGCACTACAGCGCCTGGTTGGCGCGCCGCTGGGAAGACCCAGCCTTTCCGCGCAGCTTCCCCTGGTTCGGCAGCGAGCGGTACTGGGGCGACCAGGTGCTGGCGTTGCGCGAACAACTGGCAGCGCTCAACGAAGAGCCACTGAAACTGTTTTGA
- the mgrA gene encoding L-glyceraldehyde 3-phosphate reductase: MTYIAAEHRYQRLPYRRVGRSGLVLPALSLGLWHNFGDSTPIDTQRSLLRTAFDLGINHFDLANNYGPPYGSAEINFGRLLREDFKHYRDELIISSKAGWDMWPGPYGQGGGSRKYILASLDQSLQRLGLDYVDIFYSHRFDSDTPLEETASALATAVQQGKALYIGISSYSGVKTREIAALLKEWKVPLLIHQPAYNLLNRWVENDLLQVTDELGAGVIAFTPLAQGLLTDKYLQGVPADARVNRPGGGSLLPGHLSEANLTHVRALNEIARRRGQSLAQLALAWTLRDSRVTSALIGASRPEQIIENVGALDNLSFSAEELAEIDRHAVEGGINLWEKPSTAQ; the protein is encoded by the coding sequence ATGACCTACATCGCTGCCGAACATCGCTACCAGCGCCTGCCCTACCGCCGTGTTGGCCGTAGCGGCCTGGTGTTGCCAGCACTGTCCCTGGGGTTGTGGCACAACTTTGGCGACAGCACCCCGATCGACACCCAGCGCAGCCTGTTGCGCACCGCCTTCGATCTGGGCATCAACCACTTCGACCTGGCCAATAACTATGGCCCGCCCTATGGCAGCGCCGAGATCAATTTCGGCCGTCTGCTGCGCGAGGATTTCAAGCACTACCGTGATGAGCTGATCATCTCCAGCAAGGCCGGTTGGGACATGTGGCCCGGTCCGTACGGTCAGGGCGGCGGCTCGCGCAAGTACATCCTGGCCAGCCTCGACCAGAGCCTGCAACGGCTGGGCCTGGATTATGTGGATATCTTCTACTCGCACCGCTTCGACTCCGACACGCCGCTGGAAGAAACCGCCAGCGCCCTGGCCACGGCGGTGCAACAGGGCAAGGCGCTGTACATCGGCATTTCCTCGTACTCCGGAGTCAAGACCCGTGAGATCGCCGCCCTGCTCAAGGAGTGGAAGGTGCCGCTGCTGATCCACCAGCCTGCCTACAACCTGCTCAACCGCTGGGTGGAGAACGACCTGCTGCAGGTCACCGACGAACTGGGCGCCGGTGTCATTGCCTTCACGCCGCTGGCGCAAGGGCTGCTCACCGACAAGTACCTGCAAGGCGTGCCGGCCGATGCGCGGGTCAACCGTCCCGGCGGCGGCTCATTGCTGCCTGGGCACTTGAGCGAGGCCAACCTGACCCACGTTCGCGCGCTCAACGAAATCGCCCGCCGCCGCGGCCAGAGCCTGGCGCAATTGGCCCTGGCCTGGACCCTGCGCGACAGCCGCGTGACCAGCGCCCTGATCGGCGCCAGCCGTCCCGAGCAGATCATCGAAAACGTCGGCGCACTGGACAACCTCAGCTTCAGCGCCGAGGAACTGGCCGAGATCGACCGCCATGCAGTGGAAGGCGGCATCAACCTCTGGGAAAAACCCTCGACTGCGCAATAA
- a CDS encoding LLM class flavin-dependent oxidoreductase, which translates to MSARQMKLGAFLMATGHHVAAWRHPQVPADAGLDFQHYRHLAQVAEAACFDTLFLADSVAAATGDSASQMARSDHFEPLTLLSALSVVTERIGLISTVTTSYNEPYHVARKFASLDHLSGGRAGWNLVTSDAAAEAGNFGRDEHIGHAERYSRAQEFHQVVTGLWDSWSADAFVRDKASGQYYDPAGRRELNHVGEHFKVKGPLNVARSPQGRPVVVQAGSSEAGRALAARTADVIFTAQPSLTAAQAFYADLKNRAATFGRGADELKIMPGVFVVVGETQALAQAKFEAFQDLVQPEVGVALLGRMLGNFDLSGYPLDGPLPDLPLTDSGQRSRQQLLSELAEREHLNLAQLGRRIAGGRGHFSLIGTAAQIADQLQLWFQNGAADGFNVLVPHLPGGLEDFARQVVPELQRRGLFRTHYTGTTLREHLGLPEINGR; encoded by the coding sequence ATGAGCGCCAGACAGATGAAACTGGGTGCCTTTCTGATGGCCACCGGGCACCACGTGGCTGCCTGGCGCCACCCCCAGGTGCCGGCCGATGCCGGGCTCGATTTCCAGCATTATCGGCACCTGGCGCAGGTGGCCGAGGCGGCCTGCTTCGACACCCTGTTCCTGGCCGACAGCGTGGCAGCAGCCACCGGCGACAGCGCCAGCCAGATGGCCCGCTCCGATCATTTCGAACCGTTGACCCTGCTCTCGGCCCTGAGCGTGGTCACCGAACGCATCGGCCTGATCAGTACGGTCACTACCAGCTACAACGAGCCCTACCACGTGGCGCGCAAGTTCGCCTCGCTGGATCATCTGTCCGGTGGCCGCGCCGGCTGGAACCTGGTGACCTCGGACGCCGCGGCCGAGGCCGGCAACTTCGGTCGCGACGAACACATCGGGCACGCCGAGCGCTACAGCCGGGCGCAAGAGTTTCATCAGGTGGTCACGGGGCTCTGGGACAGCTGGAGCGCCGATGCCTTCGTGCGCGACAAGGCCAGCGGCCAATACTACGACCCGGCCGGGCGCCGCGAGCTGAACCATGTCGGCGAGCACTTCAAGGTCAAGGGCCCCCTCAACGTCGCCCGCTCACCGCAAGGGCGACCGGTGGTGGTGCAGGCCGGTTCGTCCGAAGCCGGCCGCGCGCTGGCGGCACGGACCGCCGATGTGATCTTCACCGCGCAGCCTTCGTTGACCGCCGCGCAAGCGTTCTACGCCGACCTCAAGAACCGCGCGGCCACATTCGGTCGTGGCGCCGATGAGCTGAAGATCATGCCTGGGGTGTTCGTCGTGGTCGGCGAAACCCAGGCCCTGGCACAGGCCAAGTTCGAAGCATTCCAGGACCTGGTGCAACCCGAGGTCGGGGTGGCGCTGCTGGGCCGCATGCTGGGCAACTTCGACTTGTCCGGCTACCCGCTGGACGGACCGCTGCCCGACCTGCCCCTGACCGACAGCGGCCAGCGCAGCCGTCAGCAACTGCTCAGCGAACTGGCCGAGCGCGAGCACCTCAACCTGGCGCAACTGGGTCGCCGAATCGCCGGGGGGCGTGGGCACTTCAGTCTTATCGGCACTGCGGCGCAGATCGCCGACCAATTGCAGCTATGGTTCCAGAACGGCGCCGCCGATGGTTTCAACGTGCTGGTGCCGCATCTGCCCGGCGGGCTCGAGGACTTCGCACGCCAGGTGGTGCCCGAACTGCAACGCCGCGGCCTGTTCCGCACCCACTACACAGGCACCACGTTGCGCGAGCATCTGGGCCTACCCGAAATCAACGGGCGCTGA
- a CDS encoding LacI family DNA-binding transcriptional regulator — protein MTDPKHQRKRRGAGRVTLASVATYAGVSAMTVSRYFNQPDLVSDEHRQRIAQAVTELGYVPNLVAGGLASARGKIVGMVIPNISGPIFAHTIQGFSDTLSRHGYQVLLASSYFSAEQEENAVRAFLGWSPAALVLTSHFHSVGTEKMLAQAQIPLVETWDYQPERAPMQIGFSHAQVGVTSVRYLYGEGYRRIAFVQNSAAGDLSALERRDGYAATLAELGLEPQVFAPDPSLAPFEAGKQALHALMASEQPPDAIIFANDNLAAGGLLAAQRAGLRIPQDCAVMGFGDYPFAEMLLPSLTTIRPPALQIGVLAATRVLQSLGIIEGEPPHLELLDCELVARESS, from the coding sequence ATGACCGATCCCAAGCACCAGCGCAAGCGCCGTGGTGCTGGCCGCGTGACACTGGCCAGCGTGGCCACCTACGCGGGGGTCTCTGCCATGACCGTATCGCGGTATTTCAATCAACCGGACCTGGTATCGGACGAGCATCGGCAGCGCATCGCTCAGGCGGTGACCGAGCTGGGTTATGTTCCCAATCTGGTGGCCGGGGGGCTGGCGTCGGCGCGGGGCAAGATCGTCGGCATGGTCATCCCGAACATTTCCGGGCCGATCTTCGCCCATACCATTCAAGGCTTCAGCGATACCTTGAGCAGGCATGGCTACCAAGTCCTGCTGGCGTCCAGCTATTTCAGCGCCGAGCAGGAGGAGAACGCTGTGCGTGCCTTCCTTGGCTGGTCGCCTGCGGCCCTGGTGCTGACCAGCCACTTCCACAGCGTCGGCACCGAGAAGATGCTGGCCCAAGCGCAGATACCGTTGGTGGAAACCTGGGACTATCAACCCGAACGCGCGCCGATGCAGATCGGCTTCTCGCATGCTCAGGTGGGCGTCACTTCGGTGCGCTATCTCTACGGCGAAGGCTACCGGCGCATCGCCTTCGTCCAGAACAGCGCAGCGGGCGACTTGAGTGCTCTCGAGCGTCGAGACGGCTATGCCGCGACGCTGGCCGAGCTGGGCCTGGAACCCCAGGTGTTCGCTCCCGATCCCTCCCTGGCGCCTTTCGAAGCCGGCAAACAGGCCCTCCATGCCCTGATGGCGAGCGAGCAGCCACCGGATGCGATCATCTTCGCCAACGACAACCTGGCCGCCGGGGGCTTGCTGGCGGCCCAGCGCGCCGGGCTGCGCATTCCACAGGACTGCGCGGTGATGGGCTTCGGCGACTACCCCTTCGCCGAAATGCTCCTGCCCAGCCTGACCACCATCAGGCCGCCTGCGCTGCAGATTGGCGTGCTGGCAGCCACGCGTGTCCTGCAAAGCCTGGGCATCATCGAGGGCGAGCCGCCGCATCTGGAGCTGCTCGACTGCGAACTTGTGGCGCGGGAGAGCAGTTGA
- a CDS encoding TonB-dependent receptor, whose translation MPAFAAQGDEESVSLQAVTVTATRRAESLQKVPVAVSVVDGEQLERDNRNGVASIVQQVPSLNFRTGASNKDTSLFIRGVGTISTSPGVEPTVATVIDGVVYGRPGQATLDLLDLERIEVLRGPQGTLFGKNASAGVLNIVTKAPTEETHGYIDQSYYSGNESRTRFGIGGSLIPDTLKGSLTTLFGSYDGNVDNRANGHEVNGYNRKGVRGKLEFTPNDDLTLTLAADYMQSHDDAPNGVVSKALTPAFAGALAPVSASGHSRDIASDYRSHVEDINKGLSAQLDWNLGDYTLTSITAWRGWDNTQWQDGDRLATITSAFPGTEDKGDLSYDQYSQEVRLASPKGEFVEYVGGLFYMHGKDDETYRRTLVTPTGSQRGVADYTTTSDSYSAFGETTLNFTSRLRGIAGLRWTHDDLEYDHRRVSTSATTVSGIQPGTRSSGSVDEDGWSGRLGVQYDLSDEVMAYVTYSRGYKGPAYNVFFNMQPRDTDALKPETSNTWEAGIKASAWDNRLTSNLAVFHSEYDNYQANFFDTVANQVVTRLINAGSVSTEGVELDYALQATQNLKLSGALAYTRARIDQFSCPAGAAASCNVDGKTLPYSPDWKSYVRADYSIPLANGLDVELGTDYSWQSEVQYDISQNPDTKQGAYGIWNASIALADYTNGWRVALLGKNLADKSYSPMLASGSGYIYRAVPRDDERYFGVQLRKDF comes from the coding sequence ATGCCCGCCTTTGCCGCTCAGGGCGATGAAGAGTCGGTCAGCCTGCAAGCCGTCACGGTCACCGCCACGCGGCGCGCCGAGTCGCTGCAGAAAGTGCCGGTGGCGGTGTCGGTGGTCGACGGCGAGCAGCTGGAACGGGACAACCGCAACGGCGTTGCGAGCATCGTGCAACAGGTGCCCAGCCTGAATTTCCGCACCGGCGCCTCGAACAAGGACACCTCGCTGTTCATCCGTGGGGTGGGCACCATTTCCACCTCACCCGGCGTGGAGCCCACCGTGGCCACGGTCATCGATGGCGTGGTTTACGGGCGCCCCGGCCAGGCCACCCTGGACCTGTTGGATCTGGAACGCATCGAAGTGCTGCGCGGCCCGCAAGGCACGCTGTTCGGCAAGAACGCCTCGGCCGGCGTGTTGAACATCGTGACCAAGGCGCCCACCGAAGAGACCCACGGCTATATCGACCAGTCGTACTACAGCGGCAACGAAAGCCGCACCCGCTTCGGCATCGGTGGCAGCCTGATCCCCGACACCCTCAAGGGCTCGCTGACCACGCTGTTCGGCAGCTACGACGGCAACGTCGACAACCGCGCCAATGGTCACGAAGTCAACGGCTACAACCGCAAGGGTGTGCGTGGGAAGCTCGAGTTCACCCCCAATGACGACCTCACGCTTACCTTGGCCGCCGATTACATGCAGAGCCACGACGATGCGCCCAATGGCGTCGTCAGCAAGGCACTGACCCCTGCGTTCGCGGGCGCCCTGGCGCCGGTGTCGGCCAGCGGCCACAGCCGTGATATCGCCAGCGACTACCGCAGCCATGTCGAGGACATCAACAAGGGTCTGTCGGCCCAGTTGGACTGGAACCTGGGCGACTACACCCTGACCTCGATCACCGCCTGGCGCGGCTGGGACAACACCCAATGGCAGGACGGCGACCGCCTGGCGACCATCACCAGCGCCTTCCCCGGCACGGAAGACAAGGGCGACCTGAGCTACGACCAGTACTCGCAGGAAGTTCGCCTGGCCTCGCCCAAGGGCGAGTTCGTGGAGTACGTCGGCGGACTGTTCTACATGCACGGCAAGGATGACGAAACCTACCGCCGCACCTTGGTGACACCGACCGGCAGCCAGCGCGGCGTGGCCGACTACACCACCACCAGCGACAGCTACTCGGCCTTCGGTGAGACCACCCTCAACTTCACCTCGCGGCTGCGCGGCATCGCCGGCCTGCGCTGGACCCACGACGACCTGGAATACGATCACCGTCGCGTGTCGACCTCGGCCACCACCGTCAGCGGCATCCAGCCAGGCACCCGCAGCTCAGGCTCGGTGGATGAGGATGGCTGGTCCGGACGACTGGGCGTGCAGTACGACCTCAGTGACGAGGTCATGGCTTATGTCACCTATTCGCGTGGATACAAAGGCCCTGCCTACAACGTGTTCTTCAACATGCAGCCGCGCGACACCGACGCGCTCAAGCCGGAAACCTCCAACACCTGGGAAGCGGGGATCAAGGCCAGCGCCTGGGACAATCGCCTGACCAGCAATCTGGCGGTCTTTCACAGCGAGTACGACAACTACCAGGCGAACTTCTTCGACACCGTGGCCAATCAGGTGGTGACCCGTCTGATCAACGCCGGCAGCGTCAGCACCGAGGGCGTCGAGCTGGACTACGCCCTGCAGGCCACGCAGAACCTCAAGCTGTCCGGCGCACTGGCCTACACCCGTGCGCGCATCGATCAGTTCAGTTGCCCGGCCGGCGCGGCCGCTTCCTGCAACGTCGACGGCAAGACCCTGCCCTACAGCCCCGACTGGAAGAGCTACGTGCGCGCCGACTACAGCATTCCATTGGCCAATGGCCTGGATGTTGAGCTGGGGACCGATTACAGCTGGCAGAGCGAAGTGCAGTACGACATCAGCCAGAACCCGGACACCAAGCAAGGTGCCTATGGCATCTGGAATGCCAGCATCGCCTTGGCCGACTACACCAATGGCTGGCGTGTCGCGTTGCTGGGCAAGAACCTGGCCGACAAGTCCTACTCGCCGATGCTGGCCAGTGGCAGCGGCTATATCTACCGCGCCGTGCCTCGTGATGACGAGCGCTACTTCGGCGTGCAACTGCGCAAGGATTTCTGA
- a CDS encoding aliphatic sulfonate ABC transporter substrate-binding protein — protein MKTLARVGAVLALLGLAGAALADPAALRIGYQKGSIALVLAKQHGLLEKRFGQTQVQWIEFPAGPQMLEALNIGSLDVAATGDIPPLFAQAAGADLVYIGAEPAKPQAETLLVKDTSTFAQVADLKGKKVAFQKGSSSHNLILRALNKAGLSYREIQPVYLSPADARAAFEQGSVDAWAIWEPYSSLALSQGHARLLADGSGLGLGGPIYTARRAYAQANGEFIHNLLDQLSSAEALTRTEHAQSIAVLAQSMGLPESVVERYVDNRPPSPVRPVDNTVVQTQQATADLFYQNKLLPKALDVGQVAQ, from the coding sequence ATGAAGACACTCGCTCGCGTGGGCGCCGTACTGGCCTTGCTGGGCCTGGCCGGCGCCGCTCTGGCCGATCCGGCGGCGCTGCGCATCGGCTATCAGAAGGGCTCGATTGCCCTGGTCCTGGCCAAGCAGCATGGCCTGCTGGAAAAACGCTTCGGGCAGACCCAGGTCCAGTGGATCGAATTTCCCGCTGGCCCGCAGATGCTCGAAGCCTTGAACATCGGCAGCCTCGATGTAGCGGCCACGGGAGATATCCCGCCGCTGTTCGCGCAGGCAGCGGGCGCGGACCTTGTGTACATCGGTGCCGAGCCGGCCAAGCCCCAGGCCGAGACCTTGCTGGTCAAGGACACCAGTACGTTCGCTCAGGTCGCCGACCTCAAAGGCAAGAAGGTCGCCTTTCAGAAAGGCTCCAGTTCGCACAACCTGATCCTGCGGGCGCTGAACAAGGCTGGCCTGAGCTATCGGGAAATTCAGCCGGTGTACCTGAGCCCGGCCGATGCTCGGGCGGCCTTCGAACAAGGCAGTGTCGACGCCTGGGCAATCTGGGAACCCTACTCGTCGCTGGCCCTGAGCCAGGGTCATGCGCGGCTGTTGGCCGATGGCAGCGGGCTGGGTCTTGGCGGACCGATCTACACCGCACGGCGTGCCTATGCCCAAGCCAACGGCGAGTTCATCCACAACCTGCTGGACCAACTCAGCAGCGCGGAGGCACTGACCCGCACCGAGCATGCACAGAGCATCGCAGTGCTGGCCCAGTCCATGGGGCTGCCGGAGTCAGTGGTCGAGCGCTATGTGGACAACCGCCCACCCTCCCCCGTGCGGCCTGTGGATAACACCGTGGTCCAGACCCAGCAGGCGACTGCCGACCTGTTCTACCAGAACAAGCTGCTGCCCAAGGCGCTGGATGTCGGCCAGGTGGCGCAGTGA
- the rarD gene encoding EamA family transporter RarD, producing the protein MQVANPRRGYILGLSAYICWGFIPLYFKTLSHYPAVEIIAQRVLWSALLGSLLLLVWKHPGWLRELRDNPMRLAILVGSGCLIAANWLVYVWAVTHDRVLEASLGYYINPLLNVVLGLLILRERLRPLQWVAVALAAIGVAQQVWQVGSLPWVSLALALTFGFYGLIRKRAPVAALPGLVIETWLLVPLAAGWLLWHGDAASVQPAFWTTREALWLMAAGPITLVPLLCFNAAARHLPYTTLGFLQYIAPTLVLLLAVQVFGEHLAPATLVTFIFIWAGLLIYSVDIWWNRRQRS; encoded by the coding sequence ATGCAAGTCGCCAATCCCCGCCGGGGATACATCCTGGGCCTGAGCGCCTACATCTGCTGGGGGTTCATCCCCCTCTACTTCAAGACCCTCTCGCACTACCCGGCCGTGGAGATCATTGCCCAGCGGGTACTCTGGTCGGCGCTGCTCGGCTCGTTGCTGCTGCTGGTGTGGAAGCATCCCGGCTGGCTGCGCGAACTGCGCGACAACCCCATGCGCCTGGCGATACTGGTCGGCAGCGGTTGCCTGATCGCCGCCAACTGGCTGGTCTATGTCTGGGCAGTGACCCACGACCGAGTGCTCGAGGCCAGCCTGGGCTACTACATCAATCCACTGCTCAACGTCGTGCTCGGGTTGCTGATCCTGCGTGAGCGGCTGCGTCCGCTGCAGTGGGTCGCAGTGGCGCTGGCGGCCATCGGCGTGGCGCAGCAGGTGTGGCAAGTGGGCAGTCTGCCGTGGGTGTCCCTGGCGCTGGCCCTGACCTTCGGTTTCTACGGCCTGATTCGCAAGCGCGCGCCCGTGGCAGCGTTGCCGGGGCTTGTGATCGAAACCTGGTTGCTGGTGCCGCTGGCTGCGGGCTGGCTGCTCTGGCATGGCGATGCCGCCAGCGTCCAGCCAGCGTTCTGGACCACCCGCGAGGCCCTCTGGTTGATGGCCGCGGGCCCGATCACCCTGGTGCCGCTGCTGTGCTTCAACGCAGCCGCCCGCCACCTGCCCTACACCACACTGGGTTTCCTGCAATACATCGCGCCCACCCTGGTGCTGCTGTTGGCCGTTCAGGTGTTCGGCGAACACCTGGCGCCTGCGACGCTGGTGACGTTCATCTTCATCTGGGCGGGGTTGCTTATCTACAGTGTGGATATCTGGTGGAATCGGCGTCAGCGCAGCTGA
- a CDS encoding PhoX family protein, with amino-acid sequence MSLLEEHQATDLEKITGLSRRRFIGAGALCGAAMFLGGNLLTRTAMANAVSAGNSALLGFTGIAAATSDTISLPPGYQASVLISWGQPLQAGGPAFDPSGNGSAEAQEVQFGDNNDGMSLFPFPNDANRALMAINNEYTNYRYLYAHGGSPQSAEEVRKALACEGLSVIEIQRKGGHWHFVQGSQYNRRVHGNTPIRVSGPAAGDALLKTAADSTGQLVHGTFQNCANGKTPWGTYLTCEENFTDCFGSTDATLAFTPAQKRYGVVAASKEINWHPHDPRFDMARNPNELNRFGWVVEVDPFDPTAMPVKRTALGRFKHENAALAETRDGRAVVYMGDDERGEFIYKFISRDRIDHHNPKANRDLLDHGTLYVARFDNGDGNPDRPKGHGQWVELTHGKNGLDASKGFASQAEVLIHARLAASAMQATRMDRPEWIVVSPKDGQVYCTLTNNIKRGDDGQPVGGPNPREKNVYGQILRWRESGDEHGAMTFEWDLFLVAGNPSVHPGQAKGGSSNINPQNMFNSPDGLAFDDAGRLWVQTDGDTSNAGDFAGMGNNQMLCADPASGEIRRFMVGPVGCEVTGVSFAPDQRTLFIGIQHPGENGGSTFPEHLPNGKPRSSVIAISREDGGVIGA; translated from the coding sequence ATGAGCCTGTTAGAAGAACACCAAGCCACCGACCTGGAAAAGATCACCGGCCTGAGCCGTCGCCGCTTCATCGGCGCTGGCGCCCTGTGCGGTGCCGCGATGTTCCTGGGCGGCAACCTGCTGACCCGCACGGCCATGGCCAACGCGGTCAGCGCCGGCAACAGCGCACTGCTGGGCTTTACCGGTATTGCCGCGGCCACCAGCGATACCATCAGCCTGCCGCCCGGCTACCAGGCCAGCGTGCTGATCAGCTGGGGGCAGCCACTGCAGGCCGGTGGCCCGGCCTTCGATCCCAGCGGCAACGGCAGCGCCGAGGCCCAGGAGGTGCAGTTCGGTGACAACAACGACGGCATGAGTCTGTTCCCCTTCCCCAACGACGCCAATCGCGCGTTGATGGCAATCAACAACGAATACACCAACTACCGCTACCTCTACGCCCACGGCGGCAGCCCACAGTCAGCCGAAGAAGTGCGCAAGGCCCTGGCCTGCGAAGGCCTGTCGGTGATCGAGATCCAGCGCAAGGGCGGCCACTGGCATTTCGTTCAGGGCTCGCAATACAACCGCCGCGTCCACGGCAACACGCCGATCCGCGTCAGCGGCCCAGCGGCCGGTGATGCCCTGCTCAAGACTGCGGCCGACAGCACCGGGCAACTGGTGCATGGCACCTTCCAGAACTGCGCCAACGGCAAGACCCCGTGGGGCACCTACCTGACGTGCGAAGAAAACTTCACCGACTGCTTCGGCAGCACCGACGCTACCCTGGCGTTCACTCCCGCGCAGAAACGCTACGGCGTGGTCGCGGCGAGCAAGGAAATCAACTGGCACCCCCACGACCCGCGCTTCGACATGGCGCGTAACCCCAACGAACTCAACCGCTTCGGCTGGGTCGTGGAAGTGGACCCGTTCGACCCGACCGCCATGCCGGTCAAGCGCACCGCGCTGGGTCGCTTCAAGCACGAGAACGCGGCCCTGGCCGAAACGCGCGATGGTCGCGCGGTGGTGTACATGGGCGATGACGAGCGTGGCGAGTTCATCTACAAGTTCATCAGCCGCGACCGCATCGACCACCACAACCCCAAGGCCAACCGTGACCTGCTCGACCACGGCACGTTGTACGTCGCCCGTTTCGACAATGGCGACGGCAACCCGGATCGTCCCAAGGGGCATGGCCAGTGGGTGGAGCTGACCCATGGCAAGAACGGTCTGGACGCCAGCAAGGGCTTCGCCAGCCAGGCCGAAGTGTTGATTCACGCACGGCTTGCCGCCAGTGCCATGCAGGCCACACGCATGGACCGCCCCGAGTGGATCGTGGTCAGCCCCAAGGATGGCCAGGTCTATTGCACCCTGACCAACAACATCAAACGCGGCGACGACGGCCAGCCGGTCGGCGGCCCCAACCCGCGCGAGAAGAACGTCTACGGGCAGATTCTGCGCTGGCGTGAAAGCGGCGACGAACACGGTGCCATGACGTTCGAGTGGGACCTGTTCCTGGTGGCCGGCAACCCCAGTGTGCATCCCGGCCAGGCCAAGGGCGGTTCGTCCAACATCAACCCGCAGAACATGTTCAACAGCCCCGATGGCCTGGCCTTCGACGACGCCGGCCGGCTCTGGGTGCAGACCGATGGCGACACCAGCAACGCCGGTGACTTCGCCGGCATGGGCAACAACCAGATGCTCTGCGCGGACCCGGCCAGCGGCGAGATTCGCCGCTTCATGGTCGGCCCGGTGGGCTGCGAAGTCACCGGCGTGAGCTTCGCCCCCGATCAACGCACCCTGTTCATCGGCATCCAGCATCCGGGTGAAAACGGTGGTTCGACCTTCCCCGAACACCTGCCCAACGGCAAGCCACGTTCTTCGGTGATCGCCATCAGCCGCGAAGACGGTGGGGTGATCGGCGCGTAA